From the Dehalococcoidia bacterium genome, one window contains:
- a CDS encoding alpha/beta hydrolase, giving the protein MPDIRIDSTLDMHYEVDDFTDPWTDPPIAVMHHGIAKSSRFWYAWVPYLARHFRVYRVDARGFGQSSVPPPDFQYSVDSLGKDLLAFMDKLNLRKVHLLGETFGGTVTLKFAHDHPERLHSLVFCAAPHTFAGLKQRLPQEVRTLREHGVATWARETMYGRFDRSQVPAGLIDWYQEQMSKANPRSVMGVVSQLADVDLTPLLPRVPMPVLIIGGEKSIMTPPAWLEEMRRALPHAELIIIPGAQHHVQAAFPDRCAQEAVKFMLKAGSA; this is encoded by the coding sequence GTGCCGGACATCAGAATTGACTCAACGCTGGACATGCACTACGAGGTGGACGATTTCACCGACCCCTGGACAGACCCTCCGATAGCGGTCATGCACCACGGCATCGCGAAGAGCAGCCGTTTCTGGTACGCATGGGTGCCCTATCTGGCGCGACACTTCCGCGTGTACCGCGTGGACGCCCGCGGATTTGGCCAGTCCAGCGTCCCTCCGCCAGATTTTCAATACTCCGTGGATAGCCTCGGCAAGGACTTGCTTGCCTTCATGGACAAGCTCAATCTGCGGAAGGTGCATCTGCTTGGCGAGACGTTTGGCGGAACGGTGACCCTGAAGTTCGCCCACGACCATCCGGAGAGGCTCCACAGCCTGGTGTTCTGCGCCGCGCCGCACACCTTCGCCGGCCTGAAGCAGCGTCTGCCTCAGGAGGTGCGTACGCTGCGCGAGCACGGGGTCGCCACGTGGGCGCGGGAGACGATGTACGGGCGGTTCGACCGCAGCCAGGTTCCCGCAGGACTCATTGACTGGTATCAGGAGCAGATGTCAAAGGCCAACCCCCGCAGCGTCATGGGAGTGGTGAGCCAGCTCGCGGACGTGGACCTGACGCCTCTCCTGCCGCGCGTGCCCATGCCCGTGCTCATCATCGGCGGGGAGAAGAGCATCATGACGCCCCCGGCGTGGCTTGAAGAGATGAGACGAGCTCTCCCCCACGCCGAGCTGATCATTATTCCGGGCGCGCAGCACCACGTCCAGGCGGCTTTCCCCGACAGGTGCGCGCAGGAAGCGGTCAAGTTTATGCTCAAGGCGGGATCGGCGTAG
- a CDS encoding methylenetetrahydrofolate reductase: MTKVTDAAARKAGQAVFLCDFSPPRGVDLAYVESVRDMDADFVCVAYNPGKSVRVTPAVAAAVIRDHTRKEVVFNLACRDMNKLALQSYLLGAQALGLENVVVVKGDDFTENELTMVRGVADTTPTDLIRAIKLMNQGTDFKGLRLRTQTDFCVGAVLDLGRGVEREAALARRKVDAGADFFITQSLYDPRLARQFLEAYHSTAGCKLAAPVFYGIQILRKDGLTFGDIPSSMQHELDQGRAGADIALELLSSFAAHGLTHFYLVPPVLKGGVRDYQAAHEVMHAFRQECRTTKPAR, translated from the coding sequence ATGACTAAAGTGACTGACGCAGCCGCTCGGAAGGCAGGCCAAGCTGTGTTCCTGTGCGACTTCTCTCCCCCGCGCGGCGTTGACCTGGCGTATGTGGAGTCGGTGCGCGACATGGACGCTGACTTCGTCTGTGTTGCGTATAACCCCGGCAAGTCCGTGCGCGTTACGCCCGCCGTGGCCGCGGCGGTCATCCGCGACCACACGCGTAAAGAGGTTGTGTTCAACCTCGCCTGCCGGGACATGAACAAGCTGGCTCTCCAGAGCTACCTGCTGGGCGCCCAGGCGCTGGGGTTGGAGAACGTGGTCGTGGTCAAGGGCGACGACTTCACCGAGAACGAGCTGACGATGGTCAGAGGCGTGGCTGACACCACGCCCACCGACCTCATCAGGGCCATCAAGCTGATGAACCAGGGCACAGACTTCAAAGGGCTGCGGCTCCGGACGCAGACCGACTTTTGCGTCGGCGCGGTGCTGGACCTGGGCAGAGGCGTCGAGCGCGAGGCGGCGCTGGCCCGGCGCAAGGTGGACGCCGGCGCCGATTTCTTTATTACGCAGTCGCTTTACGACCCCCGCCTGGCCCGTCAGTTCCTGGAGGCATATCATTCAACAGCGGGCTGTAAGCTCGCCGCTCCGGTTTTCTACGGCATCCAGATCCTGCGGAAGGACGGTCTCACCTTCGGCGATATCCCCTCGTCAATGCAACACGAGCTTGACCAGGGACGCGCGGGCGCGGACATTGCGCTGGAGCTTCTGTCCAGTTTCGCGGCGCACGGCCTCACGCATTTCTACCTTGTGCCACCTGTCCTCAAGGGCGGCGTCCGCGACTATCAGGCGGCCCACGAGGTGATGCACGCCTTCCGACAGGAGTGTCGGACAACGAAGCCTGCCCGCTAG
- a CDS encoding DUF370 domain-containing protein produces MPTDLVHIGFGNVLAANRVLAIVSPRSAPVKTMIKDGKSRGLIVDMTSGRRVRAAVVLDSGHIVLAALTPATIANRLQNGPGAEAS; encoded by the coding sequence ATGCCGACGGACCTCGTTCATATAGGTTTTGGCAACGTCCTGGCGGCGAATCGCGTACTAGCCATCGTCTCCCCGCGCTCGGCGCCGGTCAAAACCATGATCAAGGACGGCAAGAGCCGCGGCCTCATTGTGGACATGACCAGCGGACGCAGGGTCAGGGCCGCCGTGGTCCTGGACAGCGGGCACATCGTCCTCGCAGCCCTCACGCCCGCCACCATCGCGAACCGTCTCCAGAACGGCCCCGGCGCCGAGGCCTCGTAA
- the aroA gene encoding 3-phosphoshikimate 1-carboxyvinyltransferase, with protein MRETVRPCARLEGDLSLPGDKSISHRAALFNAIAHGQATITHFSTGADCLSTVACLRALGASIESTSAEDGSLRLVVHGRGADALREAESILDAGNSGTSTRLLSGLLASRPFLSIITGDSSLRSRPMGRVIQPLRQMGAQIWGRRGDTQAPLAIRGGSLKGIRYRMPVASAQVKSAILIAGLFAEGETEVEEPVSTRDHTERMFRAMGADVRTDGSRVTIRPGKLHAVDVDVPGDISAAAFWLVAAAIHPDARIRVRNVVVNPSRTGVLDVLRAMGARIRQENQREVGGEPVADIVAESSQLQATEITGDLVPRAIDEIPILAIAAAVARGTTTIRNAEELRVKESDRIRSMAQELDRMGVQVEELPDGMVIHGGARLRGAACQSHGDHRLAMSLAVAGLVAQDETTIDDAEAASISYTSFWQDLRRLASLP; from the coding sequence ATGCGTGAGACGGTCCGCCCCTGCGCACGTCTGGAAGGCGACCTGTCGCTGCCTGGCGACAAGTCCATCTCCCACAGGGCCGCTCTGTTCAACGCCATTGCGCACGGGCAAGCCACCATCACCCACTTCTCCACAGGCGCGGACTGCCTCTCGACCGTGGCGTGCCTGCGCGCGTTGGGCGCTTCTATCGAGTCCACATCCGCGGAAGACGGCTCCCTGCGCCTGGTGGTGCATGGCCGGGGCGCGGACGCCTTGCGTGAGGCGGAGAGTATTCTGGACGCAGGCAACAGCGGTACCTCCACCCGCCTGCTCAGCGGCCTGCTGGCATCCCGCCCCTTCCTGTCCATCATCACTGGCGATAGCTCGCTCCGCAGCCGTCCCATGGGACGGGTCATCCAGCCCCTGCGGCAGATGGGCGCTCAGATATGGGGACGCCGAGGCGATACACAGGCGCCGCTGGCCATCCGCGGGGGCAGCCTCAAAGGCATCCGCTACCGGATGCCCGTGGCCAGCGCCCAGGTCAAGAGCGCCATCCTCATAGCGGGGCTGTTCGCCGAGGGTGAGACAGAGGTGGAAGAGCCTGTGTCCACCCGCGACCACACGGAGCGCATGTTCCGCGCCATGGGCGCCGACGTGCGGACAGATGGGTCCCGCGTCACCATCCGGCCGGGAAAGCTTCACGCGGTGGACGTGGATGTGCCGGGGGACATCAGCGCCGCGGCTTTCTGGCTGGTCGCCGCGGCCATTCATCCGGACGCCCGAATACGGGTGCGCAACGTCGTCGTCAACCCGTCGCGAACGGGGGTGCTGGACGTCCTGCGTGCCATGGGCGCCCGCATCCGGCAGGAGAACCAGCGGGAAGTCGGAGGCGAGCCTGTCGCGGACATCGTCGCCGAGTCCAGCCAGCTACAGGCCACGGAGATCACGGGCGACCTTGTCCCGCGCGCCATTGACGAGATACCCATACTGGCGATAGCGGCAGCCGTCGCCCGTGGCACAACCACCATCCGCAACGCGGAAGAGTTACGCGTGAAGGAGTCCGACCGCATCCGCAGCATGGCCCAAGAGCTGGACCGCATGGGCGTCCAAGTCGAGGAGCTTCCCGACGGCATGGTCATCCACGGCGGTGCGCGCTTGCGTGGCGCCGCCTGCCAGAGCCACGGCGACCACCGACTGGCCATGAGCCTGGCGGTGGCCGGCCTGGTGGCGCAGGATGAGACAACCATAGACGACGCGGAGGCCGCATCCATCTCCTATACCAGCTTTTGGCAAGACTTGCGCCGACTCGCCAGTCTCCCGTAG
- a CDS encoding TatD family hydrolase, which translates to MLTDCHTHLDQYAPAELPGILNRARQAGVGSIIVAGVTVDSSAEAVRLAEAHDLLWAGVGIHPTELKAPVSESDIEALRRLALSSRRVVCVSETGLDRMEGSPDWRMQMDAFRAQIALARELRLPLIVHTRDCYDETLALLRREHVEDVRAVQHYFQGDERAARACLDMGIALSLAKPLLRLPHLQEIVRWLPPESMVLETDSYPQPFKKKRENWTEPKDVRLVARKVAELRGVTLDEVERQTEANLSRILRRPAPGA; encoded by the coding sequence ATGCTGACCGATTGCCACACTCACCTTGACCAGTACGCGCCCGCGGAGCTGCCCGGCATCCTGAACCGCGCGCGACAGGCTGGCGTCGGGTCCATCATTGTAGCGGGCGTGACCGTGGACTCGTCCGCGGAGGCGGTGCGCCTGGCCGAAGCACACGACCTGCTGTGGGCGGGCGTCGGCATCCATCCCACCGAGCTGAAAGCGCCCGTAAGCGAGAGCGACATCGAGGCGCTGCGACGGCTGGCGCTCTCCAGTCGCCGCGTGGTCTGCGTCAGCGAGACCGGGCTTGACCGCATGGAAGGCTCGCCGGACTGGCGGATGCAGATGGACGCGTTCCGGGCGCAGATCGCCCTGGCGCGAGAACTGCGGCTGCCGCTCATCGTCCACACGCGGGATTGCTACGACGAAACGCTGGCGCTCCTTCGGAGGGAGCACGTGGAGGACGTGCGCGCGGTGCAGCACTACTTCCAGGGCGACGAGCGCGCGGCGCGGGCCTGCCTGGACATGGGTATCGCCCTGTCGCTCGCCAAGCCGCTCCTGCGTCTGCCGCACCTGCAGGAGATCGTCAGGTGGCTGCCGCCGGAGAGCATGGTACTGGAGACGGACAGCTATCCGCAACCCTTCAAGAAAAAGCGCGAGAACTGGACGGAGCCGAAGGACGTGCGGCTGGTGGCCCGGAAGGTCGCCGAGCTGCGCGGCGTGACGTTGGACGAGGTGGAGCGGCAGACGGAGGCGAACCTGTCCCGCATCCTGCGACGGCCTGCGCCTGGCGCGTAG
- a CDS encoding type IV pilus twitching motility protein PilT, translating to MDNQELNRLLQAVLDLGASDMHIAAGRPPVVRRIGHLEPLEGYPALSSAQTRDMLAAMIGPEDMAAFERERDLDFAYGMKGMARFRVNAAYQRGSIALSLRPVPVSPPTFEQLRLPHACATLATLARGLVLVTGPTGSGKSSTLAAMIDYINRTAHVRIVTIEDPIEFLHSDNKAHIIQREVGADTRSFATALKHVLRQDPDVILVGELRDLETIALGLTAAETGHLVLATLHTNSAVQTVDRIIDAFPFPQQNQIRAQLALVLEGVVAQQLLPHADGKGRVVACEVLIATPAIRNLIREGKTHQMSTYLQTGTRVGMQTLEQALKELVQAGQIKAEDVQAMLAQQA from the coding sequence ATGGATAATCAGGAACTCAATCGGCTTCTCCAGGCGGTGCTGGACTTGGGGGCGTCTGACATGCACATTGCGGCGGGAAGGCCGCCCGTCGTCCGCCGCATAGGTCATCTGGAGCCTCTTGAAGGCTATCCTGCGTTGTCGTCCGCGCAGACGCGGGACATGCTGGCCGCCATGATTGGCCCTGAGGACATGGCGGCCTTTGAGCGCGAACGCGACCTGGATTTTGCCTATGGCATGAAGGGGATGGCGCGCTTTCGGGTGAACGCCGCCTACCAGCGAGGCTCTATTGCCCTGTCGTTGCGTCCTGTCCCCGTCAGTCCGCCGACGTTTGAACAATTGCGCCTGCCGCACGCCTGCGCCACCCTGGCCACGCTGGCGCGCGGGCTGGTGCTGGTCACGGGCCCGACAGGCAGCGGCAAGTCCAGCACTCTGGCCGCCATGATTGACTACATCAACCGGACGGCCCATGTACGCATTGTGACGATTGAGGACCCCATAGAGTTCTTGCACTCTGATAACAAGGCGCACATTATCCAGCGGGAGGTCGGCGCGGACACGCGCTCCTTCGCCACCGCTCTGAAGCACGTCTTGCGGCAGGACCCGGACGTCATTCTGGTGGGAGAGCTGCGCGACCTGGAGACCATCGCGCTGGGCCTGACGGCGGCGGAGACGGGCCATCTGGTGCTGGCGACGTTGCACACCAACAGCGCCGTTCAGACCGTGGACCGTATTATTGATGCCTTTCCTTTCCCGCAGCAGAACCAGATACGCGCTCAACTGGCGCTGGTCCTGGAGGGCGTCGTCGCCCAGCAGCTCCTGCCCCACGCCGACGGCAAAGGGCGGGTCGTCGCCTGCGAAGTGCTGATAGCTACTCCGGCCATCCGCAATCTCATCCGGGAGGGGAAGACGCACCAGATGTCCACGTATCTTCAGACGGGGACTCGCGTAGGGATGCAGACTCTGGAGCAGGCGCTCAAGGAGTTGGTCCAGGCAGGGCAAATCAAGGCCGAGGATGTTCAGGCGATGCTCGCCCAGCAGGCATAA
- a CDS encoding site-2 protease family protein has translation MLLPLLTLLFRDPLQFLEVLPVVLVTVGLSLLVAITVHEFGHALAAHALGDDTAQRLGRLSLNPIRHLDPLGTVLLFLVGFGWGKPVPVNPFAIGVRMDHMRAMALVALAGPLANFVTAGIFGIPLKLGTISLSGFLFGMDQGLVGDVLGYIVFYNIILGVFNLIPLPPLDGFKVLLGILPRRPAFALARVETYGPMLLIAVLAFDSFSQQSFLWGGLRTVAQFLGMLFAGRPLP, from the coding sequence ATGCTGCTTCCCCTGCTGACGCTGCTCTTTCGAGACCCGCTCCAGTTCCTGGAGGTGCTCCCCGTCGTCCTGGTCACCGTCGGGCTGTCGCTGCTCGTCGCCATCACCGTACACGAGTTCGGCCACGCCCTGGCCGCCCACGCGCTGGGCGACGACACGGCCCAGCGGCTGGGCCGGCTTTCCCTGAACCCCATCCGACACTTGGACCCGCTGGGCACTGTCCTGCTCTTCCTGGTTGGGTTCGGCTGGGGCAAACCCGTGCCTGTCAACCCCTTTGCCATCGGCGTCCGCATGGACCACATGAGGGCCATGGCACTGGTGGCCCTCGCCGGGCCCCTGGCGAACTTCGTCACCGCGGGCATCTTCGGCATCCCGCTCAAGCTGGGGACAATCTCCTTGAGCGGTTTCCTCTTCGGGATGGACCAGGGGCTGGTCGGCGACGTCCTGGGCTACATCGTCTTCTACAACATCATTCTGGGCGTCTTCAACCTGATTCCCCTGCCACCGCTGGACGGCTTCAAGGTGCTTCTGGGCATCCTTCCGCGGCGGCCCGCCTTCGCGCTGGCGCGCGTCGAGACCTACGGGCCGATGCTCCTTATCGCGGTGCTGGCCTTCGACAGCTTCTCTCAGCAGAGTTTCCTGTGGGGCGGACTGCGGACTGTGGCGCAGTTCCTGGGCATGCTTTTTGCCGGCAGGCCGCTGCCGTAG
- a CDS encoding A/G-specific adenine glycosylase: MKRTISPKTVAVDANLLARVQRAVLDWYAREQRDLPWRRTADPYAILVSEVMLQQTGVDRVLPKYKEFLSRFPTFEALASADVAGVIRAWSPLGYNRRAVNLHRLANEVVARGGRLPETLDGLLALPGIGPYTARAVACFALRQEVTVVDTNIRRVLARLLLGELLPVSPPPRVAVLAERALPAGRAYDWNQALMDLGATICTTERPSCRVCPAREECRARPALARTGGVAPERAVSESRAVYRVQPPFKHSTRYYRGRIVDALRALPPDGWLALDAMGVAVKPGYTPADASWLRALVDGLARDGLVLAREGSGGTHIGLP, from the coding sequence GTGAAACGCACAATCTCTCCCAAGACCGTGGCCGTAGATGCCAACCTCCTCGCCCGCGTCCAGCGCGCCGTCCTCGACTGGTACGCGCGGGAGCAGCGCGACCTGCCGTGGCGTCGCACGGCGGACCCGTACGCCATCCTCGTCTCCGAGGTGATGCTCCAGCAGACGGGTGTTGATCGGGTATTGCCCAAATACAAGGAATTCCTGTCGCGCTTTCCCACCTTCGAGGCGCTGGCGTCGGCGGACGTCGCGGGGGTCATCCGCGCGTGGTCGCCTCTGGGCTACAACCGGCGCGCGGTGAACCTGCACCGCCTGGCGAATGAGGTCGTGGCGCGCGGCGGACGCCTGCCGGAGACGCTTGACGGGCTGCTTGCCTTGCCGGGGATAGGCCCGTACACCGCGCGGGCGGTGGCGTGCTTCGCTCTGCGGCAGGAGGTGACCGTCGTTGACACCAACATCCGGCGCGTGCTGGCCCGCCTGCTGCTGGGCGAGCTGCTGCCCGTGTCGCCGCCGCCGCGCGTCGCGGTCCTGGCGGAGCGCGCGCTGCCCGCTGGCCGCGCCTACGACTGGAACCAGGCGCTCATGGACCTTGGGGCGACGATCTGCACCACGGAGCGCCCCTCGTGTCGTGTCTGCCCCGCGCGCGAGGAGTGCCGCGCCCGCCCTGCGCTGGCCCGAACGGGGGGCGTGGCGCCGGAGCGAGCGGTCAGCGAGTCGCGCGCCGTGTACCGGGTGCAGCCGCCGTTCAAGCACTCGACGCGCTATTATCGGGGGCGCATCGTGGACGCGCTGCGGGCGCTGCCGCCAGACGGCTGGCTGGCGCTGGACGCCATGGGTGTGGCCGTCAAGCCTGGCTACACGCCCGCCGACGCTTCGTGGCTGCGGGCGCTGGTGGATGGCCTGGCGCGGGACGGCCTTGTGCTGGCGCGGGAGGGCAGTGGTGGAACACACATCGGATTGCCTTGA
- a CDS encoding LuxR C-terminal-related transcriptional regulator, which yields MRQPITPMAVVLRIQALREQYPRWGREKLRMPAGEEGIFLSARNREIAKAIGISPKTVEAHVQSLFLKVKARTRTEAVMNAMRGGLLKTVPT from the coding sequence GTGCGCCAGCCCATCACACCGATGGCCGTGGTGCTGCGCATCCAGGCCCTGCGGGAGCAGTATCCCCGGTGGGGCCGCGAGAAGCTCCGGATGCCCGCAGGGGAGGAGGGCATCTTCCTCTCGGCGAGGAACCGCGAGATCGCGAAAGCCATTGGCATCTCGCCGAAGACCGTGGAGGCCCACGTGCAGAGCCTTTTCCTCAAGGTGAAGGCCAGGACAAGAACCGAAGCCGTCATGAATGCCATGAGAGGCGGGCTGCTGAAGACAGTCCCAACGTAG
- the rpsP gene encoding 30S ribosomal protein S16 encodes MVRIRLRRVGAKKKPSYRIVVADSRAPRNGAFVEVIGQYDPRTDPPTVKVDAEKAARWLKMGAQPSDTVALLFKKAGLEKG; translated from the coding sequence ATGGTACGAATACGGCTCCGGCGCGTGGGGGCGAAGAAAAAGCCAAGCTACCGAATTGTGGTCGCGGACTCCAGGGCGCCACGCAACGGGGCTTTTGTCGAGGTAATCGGCCAGTACGACCCTCGTACCGACCCGCCGACGGTAAAGGTGGACGCGGAAAAGGCGGCGCGGTGGCTTAAGATGGGAGCTCAGCCTTCGGACACGGTGGCGCTGCTCTTCAAGAAGGCGGGCCTCGAGAAAGGCTGA
- a CDS encoding guanylate kinase, with protein MDLLPKEYLARSPLLVVLSGPSGVGKDAVLVRLRALDRPYHFTITATTRPKRASERDGVDYFFYTEEAFTAMKERGEFLESAHVYGHWYGVPRSQVREALSRGRDVFIKIDVQGAATIKSLAPQAVFIFLASPTLEELERRLRQRKTEREVDMERRIKTAQEEMARLPMFDYVVVNDNGRIDHAASTIEAILQAERCRIPPRVARV; from the coding sequence GTGGACCTGCTACCCAAGGAATACCTCGCGCGGAGCCCCCTGCTCGTCGTCCTCTCCGGCCCTTCCGGCGTGGGCAAAGACGCGGTGCTGGTGCGTCTCCGCGCACTTGACCGGCCCTACCACTTCACCATCACCGCCACAACCAGGCCTAAGCGCGCCAGCGAACGCGACGGCGTGGACTACTTCTTTTACACGGAAGAGGCGTTCACGGCCATGAAAGAGCGCGGCGAGTTCCTGGAAAGCGCCCATGTCTATGGCCATTGGTACGGAGTGCCCCGCTCCCAGGTGCGCGAGGCATTGAGCCGGGGGCGGGACGTGTTTATCAAGATTGACGTCCAGGGCGCGGCCACCATCAAGAGCCTTGCCCCGCAGGCGGTGTTCATTTTCCTGGCGTCGCCGACCCTGGAGGAGCTGGAGCGCAGGCTGCGGCAGCGCAAGACCGAGCGCGAGGTGGACATGGAGAGGCGCATCAAGACGGCCCAGGAGGAGATGGCGCGCCTGCCCATGTTCGACTACGTGGTCGTGAACGACAACGGGCGTATTGACCACGCCGCCTCTACCATTGAGGCGATTCTGCAAGCGGAACGCTGCCGCATCCCACCCCGCGTGGCGCGCGTCTAG
- a CDS encoding KH domain-containing protein, whose product MKELVEFIARSIADKPDAVKVTEVQEADRVIFKLEVDPEDKGKVIGKQGRVAQAIRTLLRVAAIKKGTRAMLEIV is encoded by the coding sequence ATGAAGGAACTGGTGGAATTCATCGCCAGGTCTATCGCCGATAAGCCTGATGCCGTCAAAGTCACGGAGGTCCAGGAGGCCGACCGGGTCATCTTCAAACTTGAGGTGGACCCGGAGGACAAGGGCAAGGTCATTGGCAAGCAAGGACGCGTGGCCCAGGCCATACGGACGTTGCTCCGCGTGGCCGCGATCAAGAAGGGCACGCGGGCCATGCTTGAAATAGTTTAG
- a CDS encoding CoA-transferase, which yields MGKYDSYTKGLFAIPEYEGESKVITLGEAIRRNVKPGMTVHMAQDARAAVCEIIRQFYGTKPGLTFVVSIMGQHALNVVHAGLVRKLITSNASDLFPAPGPSAIIQRVFKEKTVEIESWSLLSLLQRFIAGALDVPFMPTKSLIGSSMAEHNKDAYSTVDDPFGSGRRVGVVKALQPDVSIVHGWAADPYGNTITLPVDGDGVWGAKASKNPVIVTVERIVSTDFIREHAPLVKIPGHMVGAVCHVPFGAHPGGVLNRLLPAEFQAYTQDREFTIAHRNASQKPETLDAWLKEWVLDVKDHEGYLKKLGSDKLLWLRGRAQADSWEVELRSLADNISTSPDYNAAELMVVVAARQLVERMPQRGHRVVLTGIGTGGLAAFLAYYWLREKNYTIALTIGSGYFGYAPRPGSPTQSDFANSYTAQMLSDALDVYGVVVAGPKNASIGILGAGQIDKHGNINSTRLSADVYLTGAGGGNDAASTARECMAVVPQSKRRFMEQVPYISMPGRRVTVLVSNRGVFQKLGDSQELVLTHCLPDPATPSLEKRVEAIKANCGWDLKVAPEVQDVPPPTLDELTAVRLLDPRKEFIGTRE from the coding sequence GTGGGCAAGTACGACAGCTATACGAAGGGCCTGTTCGCCATCCCCGAGTACGAGGGAGAGAGCAAGGTCATAACTCTTGGAGAGGCGATACGCCGGAATGTGAAGCCCGGGATGACCGTACACATGGCCCAGGATGCCCGGGCCGCCGTCTGCGAGATCATCCGCCAGTTTTACGGCACGAAGCCCGGCCTCACGTTCGTCGTCAGCATCATGGGGCAGCATGCCCTGAACGTGGTCCACGCCGGCCTGGTCAGGAAGCTCATCACGTCCAACGCTTCCGACCTGTTTCCCGCGCCCGGCCCCAGCGCCATCATCCAGCGCGTCTTCAAAGAGAAGACCGTTGAGATAGAGAGCTGGTCGCTGCTGAGCCTGCTTCAGCGGTTCATCGCGGGGGCGCTGGACGTCCCGTTCATGCCCACCAAGTCGCTGATTGGCAGCAGCATGGCGGAGCACAACAAGGATGCCTATTCCACGGTGGATGACCCGTTCGGGTCAGGCAGGCGCGTGGGCGTGGTCAAGGCGCTCCAGCCGGACGTCTCCATCGTCCACGGGTGGGCCGCCGACCCCTATGGCAACACCATCACCCTGCCCGTGGACGGCGACGGCGTCTGGGGCGCGAAAGCCTCCAAGAACCCCGTGATCGTGACTGTGGAGCGCATTGTCTCCACGGACTTCATCCGCGAGCACGCTCCTCTGGTGAAGATCCCCGGCCACATGGTGGGCGCGGTGTGCCATGTCCCCTTCGGGGCGCATCCCGGTGGCGTTCTGAACCGGCTGCTGCCCGCCGAGTTCCAGGCGTACACGCAGGACAGGGAGTTCACTATTGCCCACCGCAACGCGAGCCAGAAGCCGGAGACACTGGACGCATGGCTCAAGGAGTGGGTACTGGACGTCAAAGACCATGAGGGCTATCTGAAAAAGCTTGGCTCCGACAAGCTCCTGTGGCTGCGAGGGCGTGCCCAGGCCGACTCGTGGGAGGTGGAGCTGCGCTCCCTGGCCGACAACATCTCCACGTCTCCCGACTACAATGCCGCGGAGTTGATGGTAGTTGTGGCGGCGCGCCAGCTCGTTGAGCGGATGCCCCAGCGCGGCCACCGGGTTGTGCTGACGGGCATCGGCACGGGCGGTCTGGCCGCCTTCTTGGCGTACTACTGGCTGCGTGAGAAAAACTACACCATCGCGCTCACCATTGGTTCCGGGTATTTTGGCTACGCGCCACGGCCGGGCAGTCCCACCCAGTCTGATTTCGCCAACTCCTACACCGCGCAGATGCTGTCCGATGCGCTGGACGTGTACGGCGTGGTGGTGGCGGGGCCGAAGAACGCGAGCATCGGCATCCTGGGCGCGGGACAAATCGACAAGCACGGCAACATCAACTCCACGCGCCTCTCCGCCGATGTGTACTTGACGGGCGCCGGCGGCGGCAACGATGCCGCGAGCACGGCGCGGGAATGCATGGCGGTGGTGCCCCAGTCCAAGCGCCGGTTCATGGAGCAGGTGCCCTATATCAGCATGCCCGGACGCAGGGTGACAGTCCTGGTCTCCAACCGGGGTGTTTTCCAGAAGCTGGGCGACAGTCAGGAGCTTGTGTTGACCCACTGCCTGCCGGACCCGGCAACGCCATCGCTGGAGAAGCGCGTTGAGGCCATCAAGGCCAACTGCGGATGGGATCTGAAGGTGGCGCCTGAGGTGCAAGATGTGCCGCCGCCGACCCTGGACGAGTTGACGGCGGTGCGCCTGCTGGACCCGCGCAAGGAGTTCATCGGAACGCGGGAGTAG